From Streptomyces griseorubiginosus, one genomic window encodes:
- a CDS encoding right-handed parallel beta-helix repeat-containing protein — MRHSTGRHRRTRTLSVAAAVAVAAGAGGVHLGLSGGGAEAASSTVVVSGTAQLEAAVRNATAGTTILVRAGTYTPAATLKSTADGTSSARITLRPYGDEQVRIDGSRLPAGSWLAGIDGDHWTVQNLTFQNSPAQGLVVTSSVGGVFRNLVTAGNGDAGFTLRGDGTRDNLVQNLDSHGNYDPAGHGRNADGIAVKFGSGTGNRITGARLYDNADDGIDLWQFSSPVTVEHSWAYGNGRNRWKDPAFEGDGNGFELGGGGVTVAHLVNDNAAWDNARHGFTENSNTGAIVLNRNTAWSNARTGFSFATGKARLARNLAVGNKGGPVEQGSSTVSAANTWDSGVGTPAFRSVDATTAYGARRTDGSLPATTFLTTGSTTVGSTMD, encoded by the coding sequence GTGCGTCACAGCACCGGACGCCACCGCCGCACCCGCACGCTCTCCGTCGCGGCGGCGGTCGCCGTCGCCGCGGGCGCGGGCGGCGTCCACCTCGGCCTGTCGGGCGGCGGCGCCGAGGCCGCGTCCTCGACGGTCGTCGTCTCCGGCACGGCCCAGCTGGAGGCCGCGGTGCGGAACGCGACCGCCGGTACCACGATCCTGGTCCGCGCGGGCACCTACACACCGGCGGCCACCCTCAAGTCCACGGCCGACGGCACGAGTTCGGCACGCATCACGTTGCGGCCGTACGGCGACGAGCAGGTACGGATCGACGGGTCCAGGCTCCCCGCCGGGTCCTGGCTGGCCGGGATCGACGGCGACCACTGGACCGTCCAGAACCTCACCTTCCAGAACTCCCCGGCCCAGGGACTCGTCGTCACGTCCTCCGTCGGCGGCGTCTTCAGGAACCTCGTCACCGCGGGCAACGGGGACGCCGGATTCACCCTGCGCGGGGACGGGACCCGCGACAACCTAGTCCAGAACCTGGACAGTCACGGCAACTACGACCCCGCCGGGCACGGCCGGAACGCCGACGGGATCGCCGTCAAGTTCGGCTCCGGGACCGGCAACCGGATCACCGGCGCACGCCTCTACGACAACGCGGACGACGGGATCGACCTCTGGCAGTTCTCCTCACCGGTCACCGTCGAGCACAGCTGGGCCTACGGCAACGGAAGGAACCGCTGGAAGGACCCCGCCTTCGAGGGCGACGGCAACGGGTTCGAGCTGGGCGGCGGAGGCGTCACGGTCGCGCACCTCGTCAACGACAACGCGGCCTGGGACAACGCCCGGCACGGGTTCACCGAGAACTCCAACACCGGGGCGATCGTGCTGAACCGCAACACGGCCTGGTCCAACGCCCGGACCGGGTTCTCCTTCGCCACCGGCAAGGCGCGACTGGCCCGGAACCTGGCGGTGGGAAACAAGGGGGGTCCGGTCGAGCAGGGTTCCTCGACCGTGTCCGCGGCGAACACCTGGGACAGTGGGGTCGGCACGCCCGCTTTCAGGTCGGTGGACGCGACGACGGCGTACGGGGCCCGCAGGACGGACGGTTCGCTGCCCGCCACGACCTTCCTGACCACCGGCTCCACCACCGTCGGCTCGACGATGGACTGA
- a CDS encoding SigE family RNA polymerase sigma factor: MGTVVDDDASVEFHAFFERHYAELSRLAHLLTGESDAADDLAADALLALWHRWDRVRAADHPAAYARGVVANLARTRIRSAVRERRRIALFWSQREEKVENPDVAGVVDVQEALRRLPFRKRACVVLRHAFDLSEKDTALALGVSVGTVKSQTSKGMAELQRLLGTRNAPLRMQAAMARTGDAGGRDR; the protein is encoded by the coding sequence GTGGGCACTGTCGTCGACGACGACGCCTCCGTGGAGTTCCATGCCTTCTTCGAGCGCCATTACGCCGAACTGTCCCGTCTCGCCCATCTGTTGACCGGTGAGTCGGACGCGGCGGACGATCTGGCGGCGGACGCGTTGCTGGCGCTGTGGCACCGCTGGGACCGGGTGCGTGCGGCCGACCACCCGGCGGCCTACGCGCGCGGGGTGGTCGCCAACCTGGCCCGCACCCGCATCCGCAGCGCGGTCCGCGAGCGCCGCCGGATCGCCCTGTTCTGGTCCCAGCGCGAGGAGAAGGTCGAGAACCCGGACGTGGCGGGCGTGGTCGACGTCCAGGAGGCCTTGCGCAGGCTGCCGTTCCGCAAGCGGGCGTGCGTCGTGCTGCGGCACGCCTTCGACCTCTCCGAGAAGGACACCGCGCTGGCCCTGGGTGTGTCGGTCGGTACGGTTAAGAGCCAGACCTCGAAAGGGATGGCCGAGCTGCAACGGCTGCTCGGCACCCGGAACGCCCCGCTGAGGATGCAGGCCGCGATGGCACGCACCGGTGACGCCGGAGGAAGGGACCGATGA
- a CDS encoding NCS2 family permease yields MSVDQYFRISERGSTFTREIRGGFATFFTMAYILVLNPIILGSAKDKFGHQLDAVQLTTATALVAAVMTIIMGVGGNLPLALAAGLGLNAVVAFQIAPLMSWDDAMGLVVLEGLLICVLVVTGLREAVMRAIPQPLKQAISVGIGLFIAFIGFVDAGFVSRIPDAANTTVPVQLGGTGALSGWPILVFCLGVLLTIGLLARKVKGAILISIVTMTILAMIINSIADIKTWGLTTPAWPDKIVDTPDFGLIGHFSLFGAFSAPGVGVITVVLLIFTLILSDFFDTMGTVVGISAEAGLLDEKGKVPNLGRVLLIDGAAAVAGGAASASSATSYIESAAGVGEGSRTGFSNLVTGGLFGLALFLTPLLTIVPLQAAAPALVAVGFLMMTQVKHIDWDRYDIAIPAFLTIAVMPFTYSITNGIGAGFLAYVVIKLVLGKAKEIHWLLWGTAALFLVYFAIDPIEQLLGAK; encoded by the coding sequence ATGTCCGTCGACCAGTACTTCAGGATCTCCGAACGGGGGTCCACCTTCACCCGGGAGATACGAGGCGGCTTCGCCACGTTCTTCACGATGGCCTACATCCTTGTCCTGAACCCGATCATCCTCGGCAGCGCGAAGGACAAGTTCGGGCACCAGTTGGACGCGGTCCAACTGACCACCGCGACGGCCCTGGTGGCCGCGGTGATGACGATCATCATGGGCGTGGGCGGCAACCTGCCGCTCGCGCTCGCCGCCGGGCTCGGGCTGAACGCCGTCGTCGCCTTCCAGATCGCCCCGCTGATGAGCTGGGACGACGCGATGGGGCTGGTCGTATTGGAAGGCCTGCTGATCTGCGTCCTCGTGGTCACCGGCCTGCGGGAGGCCGTCATGAGAGCCATCCCGCAACCGCTCAAGCAGGCGATCAGCGTCGGCATCGGGCTGTTCATCGCCTTCATCGGCTTCGTGGACGCGGGATTCGTCAGCCGCATCCCCGACGCGGCGAACACCACCGTGCCGGTGCAGCTCGGGGGCACCGGCGCCCTCAGCGGCTGGCCGATCCTGGTGTTCTGTCTCGGCGTGCTGCTGACCATCGGGCTGCTCGCCCGCAAGGTCAAGGGCGCGATCCTGATCAGCATCGTGACCATGACGATCCTCGCGATGATCATCAACTCGATCGCCGACATCAAGACCTGGGGACTGACGACCCCGGCCTGGCCCGACAAGATCGTCGACACCCCCGACTTCGGACTCATCGGTCACTTCAGCCTGTTCGGTGCCTTCAGCGCGCCCGGCGTGGGTGTGATCACCGTCGTCCTGCTGATCTTCACGCTGATCCTGTCCGACTTCTTCGACACCATGGGCACGGTCGTCGGCATCAGCGCGGAGGCGGGGCTGCTGGACGAGAAGGGCAAGGTGCCCAACCTGGGCCGGGTGCTCCTCATCGACGGGGCCGCGGCGGTGGCCGGCGGCGCCGCGTCCGCCTCCTCCGCCACGTCGTACATCGAGTCGGCGGCCGGGGTCGGCGAGGGCTCGCGCACGGGCTTCTCGAACCTGGTCACCGGTGGGCTGTTCGGCCTCGCGCTGTTCCTGACCCCGCTCCTGACCATCGTGCCGCTCCAGGCCGCCGCGCCCGCCCTGGTCGCCGTCGGGTTCCTGATGATGACCCAGGTCAAGCACATCGACTGGGACCGCTACGACATCGCGATCCCGGCGTTCCTGACCATCGCCGTGATGCCCTTCACCTACTCGATCACCAACGGCATCGGGGCGGGCTTCCTCGCCTACGTCGTGATCAAGCTCGTGCTCGGCAAGGCGAAGGAGATCCACTGGCTGCTGTGGGGGACGGCCGCGCTGTTCCTGGTGTACTTCGCGATCGACCCCATCGAGCAGCTGCTCGGGGCCAAGTGA
- a CDS encoding peptidoglycan D,D-transpeptidase FtsI family protein: MNKTIRRASVFALLLVFALLVRATWVQFYEGQALADDKDNRRNVIETYSSPLGNIIVAGKAITGSARTTGSDLAYKRTYTNGKLYAAVTGYASQAYAPTQLEGIYADLLNGTDSRLKTVMDTITNQRAEPGDVITTIDPAVQKAAYDALGDKKGAAVAIDPATGKILAVVSTPSYDPSSLTDANTAGTAWKRLNADSDKPLTNRALRQPLPPGSTFKLVVAAAALEDGLYSSVDERTASPDPYTLPGTVTPLGNENASAPCENASIRVALEYSCNTVFAKMAVDLGQDKVRAMAEKFGFNNAAQDIPVRAYESVYPSGMNKSSTALTGIGQYDVTATPLQMAMVSAAIANGGKLVTPHMVSTITDNGGDVLKNYDDEASSTQIVSSRTAEQLQSAMQSVVTDGTATNARIDGVTVGGKTGTAQHGENNSQTPYAWFTSYGKADGKEVAVAVVVEQSNAARSEVSGNGLAAPVAKAMMEAALKN, translated from the coding sequence ATGAACAAGACGATCAGGCGCGCATCGGTCTTCGCGCTGCTCCTGGTGTTCGCTCTGCTGGTTCGGGCGACCTGGGTGCAGTTCTACGAGGGCCAGGCACTCGCGGACGACAAAGACAACCGGCGGAACGTGATCGAGACGTACTCCTCGCCGCTCGGGAACATCATCGTGGCCGGAAAGGCCATCACAGGTTCCGCGAGGACGACGGGCAGCGACCTCGCGTACAAGCGGACGTACACGAACGGCAAGCTGTACGCGGCGGTGACGGGCTACGCCTCGCAGGCCTACGCCCCGACGCAGCTGGAGGGCATCTACGCCGACCTCCTCAACGGCACGGACAGCCGGCTGAAGACCGTCATGGACACGATCACCAACCAGCGGGCCGAGCCCGGTGATGTGATCACGACGATCGACCCGGCCGTGCAGAAGGCGGCCTACGACGCGCTCGGCGACAAGAAGGGCGCGGCCGTCGCGATCGACCCGGCGACCGGCAAGATCCTCGCGGTCGTGTCGACGCCGTCGTACGACCCGTCCTCGCTGACGGACGCCAACACCGCGGGCACCGCCTGGAAGCGGCTGAACGCCGACTCCGACAAGCCGCTGACCAACCGCGCGCTGCGCCAGCCGCTGCCGCCCGGTTCGACGTTCAAGCTGGTGGTGGCCGCGGCCGCGCTGGAGGACGGCCTGTACTCCTCGGTGGACGAGAGGACCGCGAGCCCGGACCCGTACACCCTGCCGGGCACGGTGACCCCGCTGGGGAACGAGAACGCCTCGGCGCCCTGCGAGAACGCCTCGATCCGGGTCGCCCTCGAGTACTCCTGCAACACCGTCTTCGCGAAGATGGCCGTCGACCTCGGCCAGGACAAGGTGAGGGCGATGGCCGAGAAGTTCGGCTTCAACAACGCCGCGCAGGACATCCCGGTGCGGGCCTACGAGAGCGTCTATCCCTCCGGGATGAACAAGTCCTCGACCGCCCTGACCGGCATCGGCCAGTACGACGTCACCGCGACCCCGCTCCAGATGGCCATGGTCTCCGCGGCCATAGCCAACGGCGGCAAGCTGGTGACGCCCCACATGGTCTCGACGATCACCGACAACGGCGGCGATGTCCTGAAGAACTACGACGACGAGGCGAGCAGCACGCAGATCGTCAGCTCGCGGACGGCGGAGCAACTCCAGTCGGCGATGCAGTCGGTGGTGACGGACGGCACCGCCACCAACGCGAGGATCGACGGTGTCACGGTGGGCGGCAAGACGGGCACCGCCCAGCACGGCGAGAACAACAGCCAGACGCCGTACGCCTGGTTCACGTCCTACGGGAAGGCGGACGGCAAGGAGGTCGCCGTGGCCGTGGTGGTCGAGCAGTCGAACGCGGCCCGCTCTGAGGTCAGCGGAAACGGACTGGCCGCCCCCGTGGCCAAGGCCATGATGGAGGCGGCCCTCAAGAACTGA
- a CDS encoding GNAT family N-acetyltransferase: MQIALREVHDSDLPVFFRQMNDPEALHMAAFTPKDPADRDAFDAHWKRIRASDAVHRTVLADGDVVGSAAVYGEPGEREVTYWIDRAYWGRGIATAALRELVVQVPERPLYARAATDNTGSLRVLEKCGFRMTARASGYANARGAEIEEFVLVLDA; the protein is encoded by the coding sequence ATGCAGATCGCGCTCCGAGAGGTCCATGACAGTGATCTGCCGGTCTTCTTCCGGCAGATGAACGATCCCGAGGCCCTGCACATGGCCGCGTTCACCCCGAAGGACCCGGCCGACCGGGACGCCTTCGACGCCCACTGGAAACGGATCCGGGCCTCGGACGCCGTGCACCGCACGGTGCTCGCGGACGGTGACGTGGTGGGCAGCGCGGCGGTGTACGGCGAACCCGGCGAGCGCGAGGTGACGTACTGGATCGACCGCGCCTACTGGGGGCGTGGTATCGCCACGGCGGCCCTGCGCGAGCTGGTCGTCCAGGTGCCCGAGCGTCCCCTGTACGCCCGGGCGGCCACCGACAACACCGGCTCCCTGCGCGTGCTGGAGAAGTGCGGGTTCCGGATGACCGCCCGGGCCTCCGGGTACGCCAACGCGCGCGGCGCGGAGATCGAGGAGTTCGTCCTGGTGCTGGACGCCTGA
- a CDS encoding IclR family transcriptional regulator, with translation MSAGETGGGSQVKSAVRTVELLEYFAGRPGMHSLAAVQEAVGYPKSSLYMLLRTLVELGWVETDATGTRYGIGVRALLVGTSYIDGDEVVAAARPTLDRLSDDTTETIHLARLDGTNVVYLATRQSQHYLRPFTRVGRRLPAHSTSLGKALLSTYSDEQVRKMLPETLPALTEHTITDREKLIEELHQIREQGFSVDREENTLGLRCFGVAIPYRTPARDAISCSVPVARLTPAHEQLVKDALFDARDRLTLATRRL, from the coding sequence ATGTCGGCAGGCGAGACGGGCGGCGGGTCACAGGTCAAGTCCGCGGTACGGACGGTTGAACTGCTCGAATACTTCGCCGGGCGCCCCGGCATGCACTCCCTGGCGGCCGTCCAGGAGGCCGTCGGTTACCCCAAGTCCAGCCTCTACATGCTGCTGCGCACGCTGGTGGAGCTGGGCTGGGTGGAGACGGACGCGACGGGCACGCGGTACGGCATCGGGGTGCGGGCGCTGCTCGTCGGCACCTCCTACATCGACGGCGACGAGGTGGTCGCGGCGGCCCGGCCGACCCTGGACCGGCTCTCGGACGACACCACGGAGACCATCCACCTCGCGCGCCTGGACGGCACCAACGTCGTCTACCTCGCCACCCGGCAGTCCCAGCACTACCTGCGGCCCTTCACGAGAGTCGGCCGCCGGCTCCCGGCGCACTCCACCTCCCTCGGCAAGGCGCTGCTGAGCACCTACTCCGACGAGCAGGTCCGCAAGATGCTGCCGGAGACCCTGCCCGCGCTGACCGAGCACACCATCACCGACCGCGAGAAGCTGATCGAGGAGCTGCACCAGATCCGGGAGCAGGGCTTCTCGGTGGACCGCGAGGAGAACACCCTGGGCCTGCGCTGCTTCGGCGTCGCGATCCCCTACCGCACCCCCGCGCGGGACGCGATCAGCTGCTCGGTACCGGTCGCCCGCCTGACCCCGGCCCACGAACAACTGGTGAAGGACGCCCTGTTCGACGCCCGGGACCGGCTGACCCTGGCGACCCGCAGGCTCTGA